GACCAACGTCACGGTTACCTTTTCGCCGCTGCAAGCGTTGCTGGCGGCCAAGTGTGGCGCGAATTATATCAGCCCATTCGTGGGGCGTTTGGATGCGGTTGGACATGTTGGAATGGACCTGGCCCGCCAAATCAAAACCATCTACGACAACTACGGCTACAAAACGGAAATCATCGTCGCCGCAGTGCGCCACCCGTTGCACGTGCTGGAAGCGGCGCTGGCGGGCGCGCACATTTGCACGATGAGCTTCGATGTGCTTCGGCAACTCTATGACCATCCGCTGACCGATATTGGGATCGAGATGTTTTTGAATGATTGGAAGAAAGTGCCCAAACAGTGAACAGGGTCTCGTGGAACGCGACCCTCCGATTAACGAGATGCTATGAACAAAGATAATCAACCCAGGGTCGGCTTCATTTTCCTTGGCCGCCGCCGGCCCGGGTTCGACATGGAATGGGGCCGGCAGATGGAGGAGCGGGCGCGCCAGTCGTTGCGGCAAATCTCGTTCACGGTATTGGAACCGCCGGAGAAGGCTGTTGATGAAGGCTCCTTGCGCCGCGCGATGGCCTCATGCGAAGCGCAACGCGTGGATGCCGTCGTCTCGCTGCAGACCACCATGGCCGATGGCCGGCTGGCGCCGACGCTGGCTCAACTCTGGCCCGATCCGCTCATCCTTTGGGCCACACCGGAAAAACCCGATGGGGACATGATCAGCTCCTGTTCGCTGGTAGGGGCGCATTGCTGGGGATCGGTGTTGCGGCAAATGGGACATTCTTTTGAATTGGTTTATGGCGCGCCTGAGGCGGCTGAGACTCAGCGGGCCTTCAGCGACGCCGTGCGCCTGGCGGTCACTGTGCGCCGGCTCCGTACCGTGCGGCTGGGCATGATTGGCGGACAGGCGCCCGGCTTTTTTGCAATGAGCGCCGAGCCGTTTTCGATTCACAAGGGGTTGGGGGCGCAGATGCAGAACTTCAGCCTGCTGGAGTTTGCCAGCGCCGTAAAGGAGGTCAGCGCGGAAGCTGTCGTGGCCGACGTGGAGCGGTTCAAGGCCCTGGGCTTGCCCCACAAAGACACCACGGACGATGACTTGCCCACGGCGTCGCGGCTTTACCTGGCGATGCGGTCATTTCTCGATGGAGAAAACCTGGACGTTTTGACTGTGCGCGAATGGCCGGAAATGCCCAATGCATTTGGCCAATGGCCTTATCTGGGCGTCGCGCGCCTGGTCGAGGAGGGGCGCGCGGTAGGCATCGAGGGCGACGCGGATGGCGGGCTTTCGGCCTGGATAGCGGAGAGTTTGGGGCTGGGCCGCTGCTATTTATCCGACTGGCTGGAACATGACCGCGAGACCATCACTCTTTGGCATGGGGGCGCCGCGCCGCCATCGCTTTGCGAGCCGGTGGGCAGCCCTGGCGGCCCGCGCATTGCCCGGCATTTTAACCTCAAGCAACCGGCGGTCATCGAGGCCACGATACGCGCCAAGATGCCCGTGACGGTCTTCCGTTTCTGGCGGCTGGATGGGCAGTACTTCCTGACTGCGCGCGAAGGCGAGACAATCCGGCCTAAACGACACCTGATGGCGACCAACGCGTTGGCGCGCCTTAATCACCAGGACCCACGGGAATGGCTGGACGAGCTGTGTCACCAGGGCATGCCGCACCACGTCGCCGTGGTCCAGGGACATCACCAGGCAGCCTTGCGCCGGCTCGGGCGCGCGCTGGGCATGCCGTTCATTTGATGGGGGTTCGCGCTGCCATCACGCTTGGCCTGATTCTGTACGTTGTCCTGACGACGGCGGTTTCGTTCTTCTGGATGTCGCGCGTACGCAAGCCGGCCGATTATCTAGTGGCCGGACGCGGCCTGCCCTATTGGGTGCTGACCGGGACGATTATAGGCACCTGTATCGGCACGGGAGTGATCATCGGCGGAACGGGCCTGGCCTATCAACATGGCTGGGCCGGATGCGCCTACCCCATCGGTTTGGGACTGGGCACGCTGCTTGCCGGCCTGTTCTTCGCCCGGATGCGCCGCTTCAAATTCATGACGTTGAGCGAAGAAATCGCCTGCTACTACGAACGCAAGCGGGTTATAGTCGAGTTTTCCAATATTACGTTGTTCCTTTCGCAACTTTGCTGGTTAACCATACAGATCATGGGCGGCGCTGCCGTGCTCGGGGCGGTTACTGGACTGCCCTACAGAATTTGCGTGGTGCTGGCCGGCTTCGCCAAGGCGATTATTTCGATCCCCGGCGGGCTCAAAGCGGTGGTTTATACCGACGTGCTGCAGACAACGATTCTGTTTGGCGGCTTTGTCTTTCTGTTGCGCTCGGCATTGGGCGTCAGCGGAGGATTGGCCGGTTTGCGCCAGGCGGTTCCGGGTGATTACTTTTCGATTCTGGGCATTGGCTCGCTCGGCGGCTGGAACGTGCTGGGGCTGGTCCTGGTGCTCACGTTAAATCCGATTGCCGACCCGGGGCGCAGGTTGACCATGTACAGCGCGCACACTGAATCCGGCGCCAAGTGGAGCATGATAACCTCTGGGCTGGTTGTAATGCTCTTCTCTGTGGCCATTGGGATTACCGGCATGTACACCTTCAAACTCAACCCGCATCTGGCGGTGCCCGACCAGGCCCTGCCATGGCTGGTAATGAATGTCCTGCCGCCGTGGTTAGCCGCTTTTGTGGTCGTTGCCGCCGTCTCGGGCATGTCCTCAGCGGCCAACGGCAATGCCGCCGCCGCAGGCACGTTTTTCGTGCGGCATATTTATCCGCTGGCCACCAGACGGTATCCCCAACGGCCCGTCGCCGCGGCGCGGTGGGCTTTGGCATGCGCTTTTTTTCTCTCCACGCTTTTGGCCCTTCACACCGGAAGCATCGTCGGGTTTGTAGTCAAGTTCTTGCCCCTGACGATGAGCGGCTTGGGCGTGATTATTATCCTGGGCCGCTTTTGGGGGCGCTCGACCTGGCAGGGAGCGCTCGCCGCCCTGATTACCACGCCAGCCGCATCGCTGGTTCTGATGTTTCTACCGGCGGCAGCCAAGTTCCGCGAAAACCCCACCATTCCCGCGACGGTAGTGGGATTGATTGCTCACGTTGTGGTCAGCCGATTGACTCCAGCGCCCAAGCACGGCTTCGACGAGATCTCCCAAGGGCTCGCCCACGAACGGGAAGCCATTGAAGGCGCGCTTCCCATTTCGACTGCATCATCCCGGCTCACGGCTTTCACTTAATCCAAACCAAAATGAACCTCTATAATGCAAAACATCTCTGTGACCAGGCTGCCGCCAAAGGCTTCGGCATTCCGGCTCTGAATAACAACGGCGGAACCTATGACATCTGCCGCGCCATCATCGAGGCGGCGGAGGAATTGCAATCGCCGCTGATCATTCAGTGTTACGAACCCAACCTCGAGTACCGCGGGTTCGATTATGCGGGCCAGCTCATCAAGTTCCTTGCCGCGGAGAGCGCCATCCCCATGGCCATCGCGTTGGACCACGGCAGGAGCCCCCAGTCCGTGCTGCGCGCGGTAAAGGCCGGCTTTACCCATGTGATGATTGATTACGCAGATCGGCCAATCGAACAAAATGTCAGCGGAACCCAGCAGATTGTTGACCTGGTTCGGCCGCTGGGCATCAGCGTCGAGGCAGAAATTGGGCACATCATCAAAAGCTCGGATGCCTCGGGGCAGCGCGCCGGCGTGGTGAGTGTCGCTGAAGCGAAGGAATTCGCTTCCAGGGTGGATGTGGATTTATTGGCGGTGGCGGTTGGCACTACCCATGGCATCTTCAAGGAACAGCATGGAATTGATTTCAAATTGATTTCGAGCATCCATGGCGCCGTCAGCCCGCCGCTGGTCTTGCACGGCACTTCCGGGGTTTCCATGGCAGACATTTCGCAAAGCGTGAAGGCGGGGATGACCAAGATCAATTTTGGCGAGGGGCTGCGGATGAATTACATCCGTTACTTCAATGAGCTGAGCCAGACCTTCAATCATGAACACCACGTTTGGCGGATCGCTCGCGCCGCAAAGGACAAACTCAAGCAGGACATTAAGGAAATCATCCGGGCTGTCGGCTCCGAAGGCAAGGCCGCGGCCATCAAATAGCAAGCCTTTGCCGCCGAATCTGATGAAACTATTTGCCGGCCTTGCGATTTGCTGCGCTCTTCTCACCACCGCCGGTTGGGCGCAGTCTCCGGTCACCATAACTCTCGGACCGCGCGTAGCCGGGCCCGCCATCCCGGAGGATTTTATCGGGATGAGCTTTGGTATGAAAGCGCTCTTGCCCAGCGGGTCTGGAGGCCATTTTTTCGCCGCGACCAACAGACCGCTCGTGATGCTGTTCCAAAATCTCGGTATCAAACACCTGCGCCTGGGCGGGACGACCGTCGAGTGGCCGCCGACGCTGGGCATTCCCGGCAAGGGTGACATCGATAGTCTCTTCGCCTTCGTCCACGCTGCCGGGGTGAACAAGGTCATCTATTCGTTTCCCTTGCTCGAGAGCGCCCCTGAACTGCACTACGCCGCAACCAATGCGGCTATCGCCAAGTATATCTGGCAACATTACCAGCCGCTTCTGGACTGTTTCGCTATCGGCAATGAGCCTGATCGAAAGAAAATTTATGCCCGGGACATCGTGATAACCAATTGTGTCAGCTACCTGCGCAAGTGGGAGCAATTTGCCTCGGCCATCACCAGCGCAATCCCCGCAGCGGCTTTCGCTGGGCCGGATGCCGGAAGCGGCAATATCTACTGGACAACCCGCTTCGCGCAGGCGGAAAAGACGAGCGGATGCATCCGAATCATTACCGAGCATTTTTATGTCGGCGGAGCGGGCCGGGGTGTGGCTGCCCGCCAGGGACTTCAAGCTCTGTTGTCCCCGGCTTGGATTGCTGCGAACCAGAGGCTCTATGACAAAATGGCGGCGCCTGTTCTCGCGAATGGTTTGCCTTATCGATTCACGGAAGCCAATGACCATTATAGCGGCGGGGTCCCGGGCGCCAGCGACACCTTTGCCGGGGCTTTGTGGGCGTTGGATTTCCTGCATTAGTGGGCTGCACATCACGCCAGCGGGGTCGATTTTCATAATACCCAGTGGGTTGTGAATGATGTCATTACCCTGGACTCCCATCGCGCCTTGGTCATCAACCCCAAGGGGTACGGCATCAAGGCCTTTGAATTGGGGGCCCGCGGGTCCGTCGAGCCGCTGACGATGCGTAATCCCGACGAGTTGAACCTGACTGCTTATGCTGTCGGCAATGGGTCGGAAGTCAATGTGACGATCATCAACAAAGAAAATGGCGCGCGCCCGCGCGATGCAGAGGTGACGTTTGTGCCCAGGGACCGTTCCTTGAACAAAGCCGCCGCAATTTACCTAAGCGCTCCGAACGGCGACGCTGCGGCGATCCGTGGGGTTACCCTGGGCGGCGACGCAATCACTAATAGCGCTCCCTGGCATGGACAATGGACCAGCCTGGATATGACTAATGACCGGTGCACCGTGACTGTGCGCGCCGCTTCGGCAACCATAGTCAAATTCAGCTCTCAGTAATCTTCATGGCCTGCCGAATCCAACGGAAACGGGTTGCTCAGTGGGTCTGTGCCTGGTGTGTTCTGGTCATAAGGATTCCGATGCCGTAGAATGCGCGCTTTCCTCAACTCGTCCAAATAAACAAAATGAGCACAAAGGCCATGAGCAAGACCCACCAAGAGCCGGCAAGCATTTCACGAAGAGAATTCGTCCGCCATTGCGCCCTTGGGTGCATGGTTCTGGCCTCCGCTCCCATTTTAGGATGCAGGAGCGCCGGCCCGGCCGGGACAGCGCAAGGAAACAAGCCAGGATACGGGACCATCCCGTTGGATGCCGATTGGCTTTTCGGCGGAAAATTTGACCCCACCGCCCTCGCTCCGCATTTTGATGACACGGCTTTTTCGCGGGTTTCCGTGCCGCACTGTGTCGCGCGTCTCTCCTGGGAAAAGTGGGACCCGGCA
The Verrucomicrobiia bacterium genome window above contains:
- a CDS encoding sodium:solute symporter family protein, whose protein sequence is MGVRAAITLGLILYVVLTTAVSFFWMSRVRKPADYLVAGRGLPYWVLTGTIIGTCIGTGVIIGGTGLAYQHGWAGCAYPIGLGLGTLLAGLFFARMRRFKFMTLSEEIACYYERKRVIVEFSNITLFLSQLCWLTIQIMGGAAVLGAVTGLPYRICVVLAGFAKAIISIPGGLKAVVYTDVLQTTILFGGFVFLLRSALGVSGGLAGLRQAVPGDYFSILGIGSLGGWNVLGLVLVLTLNPIADPGRRLTMYSAHTESGAKWSMITSGLVVMLFSVAIGITGMYTFKLNPHLAVPDQALPWLVMNVLPPWLAAFVVVAAVSGMSSAANGNAAAAGTFFVRHIYPLATRRYPQRPVAAARWALACAFFLSTLLALHTGSIVGFVVKFLPLTMSGLGVIIILGRFWGRSTWQGALAALITTPAASLVLMFLPAAAKFRENPTIPATVVGLIAHVVVSRLTPAPKHGFDEISQGLAHEREAIEGALPISTASSRLTAFT
- a CDS encoding class II fructose-bisphosphate aldolase, which gives rise to MNLYNAKHLCDQAAAKGFGIPALNNNGGTYDICRAIIEAAEELQSPLIIQCYEPNLEYRGFDYAGQLIKFLAAESAIPMAIALDHGRSPQSVLRAVKAGFTHVMIDYADRPIEQNVSGTQQIVDLVRPLGISVEAEIGHIIKSSDASGQRAGVVSVAEAKEFASRVDVDLLAVAVGTTHGIFKEQHGIDFKLISSIHGAVSPPLVLHGTSGVSMADISQSVKAGMTKINFGEGLRMNYIRYFNELSQTFNHEHHVWRIARAAKDKLKQDIKEIIRAVGSEGKAAAIK
- the fsa gene encoding fructose-6-phosphate aldolase, with the protein product MKIFLDTADVKQIQEAWSWGVIDGVTTNPTHVSKTGRRPAEVYREICEIVKGPISLETIGLKAEEILSEGRQLAKIHDNVVVKVVNTKEGLKAVKQFAAEDIKTNVTVTFSPLQALLAAKCGANYISPFVGRLDAVGHVGMDLARQIKTIYDNYGYKTEIIVAAVRHPLHVLEAALAGAHICTMSFDVLRQLYDHPLTDIGIEMFLNDWKKVPKQ
- a CDS encoding glycosyl hydrolase family 79 C-terminal domain-containing protein, with protein sequence MNDVITLDSHRALVINPKGYGIKAFELGARGSVEPLTMRNPDELNLTAYAVGNGSEVNVTIINKENGARPRDAEVTFVPRDRSLNKAAAIYLSAPNGDAAAIRGVTLGGDAITNSAPWHGQWTSLDMTNDRCTVTVRAASATIVKFSSQ
- a CDS encoding L-fucose/L-arabinose isomerase family protein yields the protein MNKDNQPRVGFIFLGRRRPGFDMEWGRQMEERARQSLRQISFTVLEPPEKAVDEGSLRRAMASCEAQRVDAVVSLQTTMADGRLAPTLAQLWPDPLILWATPEKPDGDMISSCSLVGAHCWGSVLRQMGHSFELVYGAPEAAETQRAFSDAVRLAVTVRRLRTVRLGMIGGQAPGFFAMSAEPFSIHKGLGAQMQNFSLLEFASAVKEVSAEAVVADVERFKALGLPHKDTTDDDLPTASRLYLAMRSFLDGENLDVLTVREWPEMPNAFGQWPYLGVARLVEEGRAVGIEGDADGGLSAWIAESLGLGRCYLSDWLEHDRETITLWHGGAAPPSLCEPVGSPGGPRIARHFNLKQPAVIEATIRAKMPVTVFRFWRLDGQYFLTAREGETIRPKRHLMATNALARLNHQDPREWLDELCHQGMPHHVAVVQGHHQAALRRLGRALGMPFI